In one window of Bifidobacterium sp. WK041_4_12 DNA:
- the gatC gene encoding Asp-tRNA(Asn)/Glu-tRNA(Gln) amidotransferase subunit GatC has protein sequence MPTFTREEIEHLGDLARIALTDEEVTRMQGQLNVIADAIAKVQEVASDDIPPTANPVPLEAYLRPDVAATPLTQEQALADAPATEDGMFVAPRIMGEE, from the coding sequence ATGCCAACATTCACACGTGAAGAAATCGAGCATCTTGGTGATCTCGCCCGTATCGCGTTGACTGATGAAGAAGTCACGCGAATGCAAGGCCAATTGAATGTGATCGCCGATGCCATTGCAAAAGTCCAGGAAGTCGCTTCAGACGATATCCCACCAACCGCAAATCCGGTACCTCTTGAGGCGTATCTGCGCCCAGACGTTGCCGCAACGCCGTTGACCCAGGAGCAGGCTTTGGCGGATGCGCCTGCTACCGAGGATGGCATGTTCGTTGCACCGCGCATCATGGGTGAGGAGTGA
- a CDS encoding orotate phosphoribosyltransferase has translation MKSKHGSEALSDDSRTILATKLAQSIEGKAFSELADVTFEHRGAMLVGKVLIESLQQRGYGLSDFDAVGALTSAAVPIVDAIIHAANAQGAALNAFVMDFVYPSIKGPSIAGERVLLVDSWLSEKSYIQTSSLVTLRDGNELGLDFGIIAKEGATVVAIASLIGSRRQFEHSPKSESSSQTFTIEAVNPTTQERAQIPFVMVFDEDALRLMSPADAATTAESEPAESEHGTKDVQA, from the coding sequence ATGAAGTCGAAACATGGTTCAGAAGCATTGAGTGACGATTCTCGCACGATTCTTGCCACAAAGCTTGCGCAATCCATAGAGGGCAAGGCATTCAGCGAACTGGCTGATGTCACCTTCGAACATCGTGGTGCGATGCTTGTCGGCAAGGTGTTGATCGAGTCATTGCAGCAACGCGGGTACGGTCTTTCAGATTTTGATGCGGTGGGGGCGCTCACCTCGGCCGCTGTGCCGATTGTCGACGCGATTATTCATGCAGCCAATGCACAGGGTGCCGCATTGAACGCATTCGTCATGGATTTCGTGTATCCCAGCATCAAGGGACCTTCCATAGCGGGGGAAAGGGTGCTGCTGGTCGATTCATGGCTGAGCGAGAAATCATATATTCAAACCTCTTCGCTGGTTACCTTGCGCGATGGCAATGAACTGGGACTTGACTTTGGCATCATCGCCAAGGAAGGTGCCACGGTTGTCGCCATTGCCAGCCTGATTGGATCACGACGGCAATTCGAACATTCGCCCAAGTCGGAGTCGAGTTCACAGACATTCACAATTGAAGCCGTGAATCCAACGACGCAGGAACGTGCACAAATTCCGTTTGTCATGGTATTTGACGAAGACGCATTGCGATTGATGTCTCCTGCCGATGCGGCAACGACCGCTGAATCTGAGCCTGCTGAATCCGAACACGGCACGAAGGATGTTCAAGCGTGA
- a CDS encoding DNA recombination protein RmuC, which translates to MFENASSIIVLLGVAVITALLGLAIGWLLGKNQGSAHAENGSAESLSQLQTESAMLKDRLEQANAGVIQFKTQATALQEQLVYVKNQLNRAQDDERMRLQHERERAEAEAEKKREEQAKTLQEQSKVLSALAPVQKNLDALQHKVTQIEEGRKHEMGALDQQLRGLGEQQLRLGRETSSLASALRNNKVRGAWGEAQLKNIVESAGLLEHVDFDTQVVVEDGDGKVYRPDMVVHLPGGKSIPIDAKAPYSNYQRACEIPDTASEDEINRRSELLKAHAKDLREHVRALGDKAYWNAFKTAPDFVIAFIPNESLLQAALESDPALMDDAFNRKVALTSPVTLWAVLKSVAYAWQQQSLSDDANTLFELTRRLYDRLYTLGSHASALGKSISNSVKAYNKFAATLESRVLVTARKLEKLDSSKVIAEVSPIEPNNADIRELTAAELVDPDDVDTHDDVDTQNDGETSDGTVSNS; encoded by the coding sequence ATGTTCGAAAATGCTTCATCTATCATCGTGCTCCTTGGCGTAGCCGTGATCACTGCCCTGCTTGGCCTTGCCATTGGCTGGCTGCTGGGAAAGAATCAAGGGTCCGCACATGCCGAGAATGGCAGCGCTGAAAGCCTGAGTCAACTGCAGACGGAATCAGCAATGCTTAAGGATCGCCTTGAGCAGGCCAATGCCGGGGTCATTCAGTTCAAGACTCAGGCCACTGCATTGCAGGAGCAGCTGGTCTATGTGAAGAATCAGCTGAATCGGGCGCAGGACGATGAACGCATGAGACTGCAGCATGAGCGGGAACGGGCAGAGGCTGAAGCCGAGAAGAAGCGCGAAGAGCAGGCAAAAACCTTGCAGGAGCAAAGCAAGGTGCTCAGTGCGCTGGCACCTGTGCAGAAGAATCTTGATGCCCTGCAACATAAGGTAACGCAGATTGAAGAGGGTAGAAAGCACGAGATGGGCGCTCTCGACCAGCAATTGAGGGGACTTGGCGAGCAGCAGCTGCGACTCGGTCGAGAGACGAGCTCGTTGGCATCTGCGTTGCGCAACAATAAGGTTCGAGGGGCATGGGGCGAGGCTCAGCTCAAGAATATCGTCGAATCTGCGGGACTGCTTGAACATGTCGATTTTGATACGCAGGTCGTGGTCGAAGACGGCGACGGTAAGGTATATCGTCCGGATATGGTGGTGCATCTTCCTGGCGGTAAAAGCATTCCCATCGATGCCAAGGCTCCATATTCCAACTATCAGCGGGCGTGCGAGATTCCGGATACGGCTTCGGAGGATGAAATCAATCGTCGTTCGGAACTCTTGAAGGCGCATGCGAAGGATCTGCGCGAGCATGTCAGGGCATTGGGCGACAAGGCGTACTGGAATGCGTTCAAAACGGCTCCTGACTTTGTTATCGCCTTCATCCCCAATGAATCACTGCTGCAGGCGGCGTTGGAATCCGATCCAGCATTGATGGATGACGCGTTTAATCGCAAGGTTGCACTTACCTCGCCGGTAACGCTCTGGGCTGTCCTGAAATCCGTCGCATACGCATGGCAGCAGCAGAGCTTGAGCGATGATGCCAATACCTTGTTCGAGTTGACCCGCCGTTTGTATGACCGCCTCTACACCTTGGGATCGCACGCCAGCGCACTGGGCAAGTCAATCAGCAATTCAGTCAAGGCATATAACAAGTTCGCAGCGACGCTCGAATCTCGGGTGCTGGTCACCGCCCGCAAGCTCGAGAAACTCGACAGTTCAAAAGTCATCGCAGAGGTGAGCCCGATAGAACCCAATAATGCCGATATCAGAGAGCTCACGGCAGCTGAACTGGTCGATCCTGACGACGTTGACACTCATGACGACGTTGATACTCAAAACGACGGTGAAACCAGCGATGGCACCGTCTCGAACTCATGA
- a CDS encoding TrmH family RNA methyltransferase yields the protein MREPNEVTKAALASGEPDFRPIGVGPWQETHPDEPRPDDPDSSQFDPRFDTELLDEGDHRNVLDQYRYWTVEAIRVDLDHKGRHGFEVAIENWTHDFNIGSMVRTANAFAARTVHIVGPHKWNRKGALMTELYQHVEHSPSIEALIEEIRDRDEHDHVRTRIIAIDNVPGSVPIESYSFAEHCLMIFGAEGPGLSRKALELADDVVYISQYGSVRSINAGAAAAVAMHAWIAQRAKPAYNS from the coding sequence GTGAGGGAACCTAACGAAGTGACGAAGGCAGCCCTGGCCTCAGGAGAACCAGACTTTCGCCCCATAGGCGTAGGTCCATGGCAAGAAACACATCCAGATGAACCCCGACCGGACGATCCCGATTCCTCACAGTTCGACCCACGCTTCGATACAGAACTGCTCGATGAGGGCGATCATCGCAACGTTCTTGACCAATACCGCTACTGGACGGTCGAGGCGATCCGAGTCGATCTGGACCATAAGGGACGGCATGGTTTTGAAGTGGCGATTGAGAACTGGACCCACGATTTCAACATAGGTTCGATGGTCAGAACCGCAAACGCATTCGCTGCCCGAACCGTGCATATTGTCGGTCCTCACAAGTGGAATCGCAAGGGTGCGCTGATGACGGAACTCTACCAGCATGTCGAACATAGCCCCAGCATCGAAGCTTTGATAGAAGAAATCCGTGACAGAGACGAACACGACCATGTCCGCACCCGAATCATCGCCATCGACAACGTTCCAGGGTCGGTTCCCATCGAATCCTACAGCTTTGCGGAGCATTGCCTCATGATTTTCGGTGCCGAGGGTCCAGGCCTGTCACGCAAGGCTCTTGAACTGGCCGATGATGTCGTGTACATATCGCAGTACGGTTCCGTTCGCTCAATAAATGCGGGCGCAGCCGCCGCGGTCGCCATGCACGCATGGATAGCGCAGCGTGCAAAACCGGCGTATAACTCGTAA
- a CDS encoding fumarylacetoacetate hydrolase family protein, with the protein MRIARFSLNDQPQYAFVQHDDTDNKDYLICLDGYPLGAKPVSPTGERHALDEEGIRLLAPVIPSKVFGLAKNYAAHAKFMAEAGQAPTPVPPEQMVIFSKPSTSVIGPDDPIVYPDFSHNMNFEPELAVVIGRIAKHVSEADAMSYVLGYTCVNDVTLRDLQGGDPMWTRAKGFDTSCPLGPWIETDVDYANTKISFSLNGKDVPEASGTTAQLIHSIPAQISFISSFSTLLPGDVIMTGTPNASMELRPGDEPVVHIEGVGSLRNVVVHA; encoded by the coding sequence ATGAGAATTGCACGTTTTTCATTGAACGACCAGCCACAGTATGCCTTCGTTCAGCACGATGATACAGACAACAAAGACTATCTGATATGCCTCGATGGTTATCCATTGGGCGCAAAACCGGTGAGCCCGACCGGTGAGCGCCATGCCCTGGATGAAGAGGGTATCCGTCTGCTCGCTCCGGTTATACCGTCGAAGGTATTTGGATTGGCCAAGAACTATGCTGCACATGCCAAGTTCATGGCGGAAGCCGGGCAAGCCCCAACCCCTGTGCCACCGGAGCAGATGGTGATCTTCTCGAAGCCATCGACATCGGTCATTGGTCCTGACGATCCGATCGTTTACCCGGACTTTTCGCATAACATGAACTTTGAGCCTGAGCTTGCCGTGGTGATCGGCCGCATTGCCAAGCATGTGTCTGAAGCCGACGCGATGTCGTATGTGCTGGGCTATACATGCGTCAACGACGTAACCTTGCGTGATCTTCAAGGCGGCGATCCAATGTGGACAAGGGCCAAGGGCTTCGACACCTCCTGCCCGCTAGGACCATGGATTGAGACCGACGTCGATTATGCCAACACCAAGATCTCGTTCTCGCTCAATGGCAAGGACGTTCCTGAAGCCAGCGGCACGACAGCGCAGCTCATTCATTCGATTCCTGCTCAGATATCGTTCATTTCCAGTTTCTCCACCCTGCTTCCCGGTGATGTCATCATGACGGGAACCCCGAACGCTTCCATGGAATTGCGTCCCGGCGACGAGCCGGTCGTGCACATTGAAGGTGTCGGCAGTCTGCGTAACGTCGTGGTTCACGCCTAA
- a CDS encoding acylphosphatase: MKVEERLLSGLRSHNRKQGGVMDIKPQPIRIHAQVVGMVQGVGFRYSALRFAERIQVTGWVHNEHDGSVVVEAQGDEDAVDRMTQWLHEGPDWARVDTVSIERIHPVSERRFIVR; encoded by the coding sequence ATGAAGGTTGAAGAGCGTTTATTGTCGGGGTTGCGCAGCCATAATCGAAAGCAGGGTGGCGTCATGGATATCAAACCTCAGCCCATTCGCATTCATGCTCAGGTTGTCGGCATGGTTCAGGGTGTCGGTTTCCGCTATTCTGCATTGAGATTCGCAGAACGCATTCAGGTGACCGGCTGGGTTCATAATGAGCATGATGGCTCGGTTGTCGTCGAGGCCCAAGGCGATGAGGATGCGGTCGACCGCATGACACAGTGGCTTCACGAAGGGCCTGACTGGGCGAGAGTCGATACCGTGAGCATTGAACGAATCCACCCGGTTTCTGAGCGCAGATTCATCGTGCGATAG
- a CDS encoding type 1 glutamine amidotransferase domain-containing protein has product MGSLQQAKALIVVNNWGIEETELTRPLRDLREAGAHVTLAAPSLDEVETVKHDRYEGEKVKPDALLDDVDAADFDMLIVPGGTCNVDRLRIMPKAISLAQQFAKAKKPIAAICHGPWLLVNAGLTSGKTLTSCRYIAADVENSDGVYRDQEVLIDDSQEWRLITSRKPDDLDAFVDAIESTLSA; this is encoded by the coding sequence ATGGGTTCACTGCAACAGGCAAAAGCTTTGATCGTTGTCAACAATTGGGGCATCGAAGAAACCGAACTCACACGTCCACTGCGAGATCTGCGCGAGGCAGGCGCACACGTCACACTGGCCGCGCCAAGCCTCGATGAAGTTGAAACCGTGAAACATGACCGTTACGAGGGCGAAAAGGTCAAGCCGGACGCACTGCTGGACGATGTCGATGCCGCGGATTTCGACATGCTGATCGTTCCTGGAGGCACATGCAACGTTGATCGTCTGCGCATCATGCCCAAGGCAATCTCTTTGGCTCAGCAATTCGCGAAGGCCAAGAAACCCATCGCCGCCATATGCCATGGACCATGGCTTCTGGTGAACGCTGGACTCACATCAGGCAAGACACTTACCAGCTGCCGCTACATCGCAGCCGATGTTGAAAACTCCGACGGCGTATATCGTGACCAGGAAGTCCTGATTGACGATTCTCAGGAATGGCGTTTGATCACATCGCGCAAACCAGACGATCTGGACGCTTTCGTCGATGCCATCGAAAGCACTTTGAGCGCCTGA
- the clpB gene encoding ATP-dependent chaperone ClpB, whose amino-acid sequence MEQKFTTLAQQAIGDAIQSASAAGNAQVETLHLLDSLLRQQGGVVGALLKEAGGDSQNIGAQVRHALVELPAASGSSTAQPQASRQLTVALTQAEHEMQQMGDDYVSTEHLLIAIAVGPSQAADILCESGITPESLRTVIPSVRGGAKVTSPDAEGNYKALEKYSSDLTAQAKEGKLDPVIGRDREIRRVIQILSRRTKNNPVLIGEPGVGKTAVVEGLAERIVAGDVPTGLQGKRLVSLDLGSMVAGSKYRGEFEERLKSVLKEIESANGEVITFIDEIHTIVGAGAAEGSMDAGNMLKPMLARGELRLIGATTLDEYRENIEKDSALERRFQQVFVGEPSVEDTVAILRGLKQRYEAHHKVTIGDDALVAAATLSNRYITGRQLPDKAIDLVDEAAAHLRMELDSQPEEIDELQRKVTRLEMEEMQLKKAEDPASKDRYEKLQSDLADTKEKLGGMTARWNAEKAGHNKIGDLRAQLDAKRVDADKATREGNLEEASRILYGEIPAIQKELAAAENAADESNEQHDGNTEEGADIAGGPAEEPMVPDHVDADSVAEIVADWTGIPVGRLLQGENEKLLHMEEALGKRVIGQKTAISAVSDAVRRSRAGISDPDRPTGSFMFLGPTGVGKTELAKALADFIFDDEKAMVRIDMSEYMEKASVSRLIGAAPGYVGYEEGGQLTEAIRRRPYSVVLFDEVEKANPEVFDILLQVLDDGRLTDGQGRTVDFKNTILIMTSNLGSQFLIDDSLDAEAKHRAVMDAVHAHFKPEFLNRLDEMVVFDPLTREELAGIVNIQVSQVAARLTDRRITLDVTNSAREWLADAGYDPAYGARPLRRLVQTEVGDQLARMLLAGKIHDGDTVLVDQTGGEHLELTAWPTDTLVSDDAASTGSGNDVHIDGIREDPPSGSR is encoded by the coding sequence ATGGAACAGAAATTCACCACCTTGGCACAACAGGCAATCGGTGACGCAATTCAAAGCGCCTCCGCAGCAGGCAACGCGCAGGTCGAGACCCTGCATCTGCTTGATTCCTTGTTGCGCCAGCAAGGGGGAGTCGTCGGGGCGCTGCTCAAGGAAGCGGGCGGTGACTCGCAGAACATTGGTGCTCAGGTGCGCCATGCGCTCGTCGAGCTTCCGGCAGCAAGCGGTTCAAGCACAGCTCAGCCACAGGCGAGCCGTCAGCTCACCGTAGCCCTGACCCAGGCTGAGCATGAGATGCAGCAGATGGGGGATGATTACGTCTCTACCGAGCACCTGCTCATAGCCATAGCAGTAGGACCCTCGCAGGCTGCGGATATCTTGTGCGAGTCCGGTATTACGCCGGAAAGTCTGCGCACAGTGATTCCAAGCGTGCGCGGGGGAGCGAAAGTCACCAGCCCCGATGCCGAAGGCAATTACAAGGCTTTGGAGAAATATTCCTCTGATCTGACGGCTCAGGCGAAGGAAGGCAAGCTGGATCCTGTTATCGGCCGTGATCGGGAGATTCGCCGCGTTATTCAGATTTTGAGTCGCAGAACCAAGAACAATCCTGTGCTTATCGGTGAGCCTGGTGTCGGCAAGACGGCAGTTGTGGAAGGGCTTGCCGAGCGCATCGTTGCTGGTGACGTGCCGACCGGTCTGCAGGGCAAGAGGCTGGTTTCCCTCGATCTGGGGTCGATGGTTGCGGGCAGCAAGTACCGTGGCGAATTCGAGGAACGACTGAAGTCAGTGCTCAAGGAGATAGAGAGCGCCAATGGGGAAGTCATCACCTTCATCGATGAGATTCACACCATCGTAGGCGCGGGAGCTGCTGAAGGCTCCATGGATGCGGGCAACATGCTCAAGCCCATGCTGGCTCGTGGAGAGCTCCGTCTTATCGGTGCCACCACTCTCGATGAATACCGTGAGAACATCGAGAAGGATTCTGCACTAGAGCGCAGATTCCAGCAGGTGTTCGTCGGTGAGCCATCGGTTGAGGACACGGTTGCCATTCTTCGAGGATTGAAGCAGCGGTACGAGGCACACCACAAGGTGACGATCGGAGACGATGCCTTGGTTGCGGCGGCAACGCTCTCGAACCGATACATCACCGGCCGCCAATTGCCTGACAAGGCGATTGACCTGGTCGATGAGGCGGCAGCCCATCTTCGTATGGAACTCGATTCGCAGCCTGAGGAAATCGATGAGCTGCAGCGCAAGGTGACGCGCCTTGAAATGGAGGAGATGCAGCTGAAAAAGGCTGAAGATCCTGCATCCAAGGACCGTTATGAGAAATTGCAGTCCGATCTGGCTGACACGAAGGAAAAGCTTGGTGGCATGACTGCTCGGTGGAATGCCGAGAAGGCTGGACACAACAAGATCGGTGATTTGCGCGCTCAACTGGATGCCAAGCGCGTCGATGCGGACAAGGCGACGCGTGAAGGCAACCTTGAAGAGGCTTCGCGCATTCTCTACGGTGAAATTCCAGCGATTCAGAAGGAGCTGGCCGCTGCCGAGAACGCTGCGGACGAATCCAATGAGCAGCATGATGGGAACACTGAGGAAGGTGCCGACATCGCAGGCGGGCCAGCAGAGGAGCCCATGGTTCCCGATCATGTCGATGCGGATTCCGTCGCAGAAATCGTGGCCGATTGGACCGGCATTCCGGTAGGTCGTCTGCTGCAGGGTGAGAATGAGAAGCTGCTGCATATGGAAGAAGCCTTGGGCAAGCGCGTCATCGGTCAGAAGACTGCGATCAGCGCTGTATCCGATGCGGTTCGTCGCTCCCGTGCAGGAATCTCCGACCCTGACAGGCCAACAGGTTCATTCATGTTCCTCGGCCCTACTGGCGTAGGAAAAACCGAACTTGCGAAGGCGCTCGCGGACTTCATTTTCGATGATGAGAAGGCTATGGTGCGTATCGATATGAGCGAATACATGGAGAAGGCATCGGTGTCTCGGCTCATTGGTGCGGCTCCAGGCTATGTCGGCTACGAAGAGGGTGGCCAGCTCACCGAGGCCATTCGTCGCCGTCCATATTCGGTTGTGCTGTTCGACGAGGTGGAGAAGGCCAATCCCGAGGTGTTCGATATCCTGCTGCAGGTTCTTGACGATGGCAGGCTCACCGATGGACAGGGCAGAACCGTGGACTTCAAGAACACGATTCTGATCATGACCTCGAATCTGGGTTCGCAGTTCCTGATTGACGATTCACTCGATGCGGAAGCCAAGCATCGTGCCGTTATGGATGCGGTGCACGCCCACTTCAAGCCAGAGTTTCTGAACCGACTCGATGAGATGGTGGTGTTTGATCCACTCACGCGTGAGGAATTGGCTGGAATCGTCAACATTCAGGTCAGCCAGGTTGCTGCGCGTCTGACCGATCGCAGAATCACGCTTGACGTGACGAATTCTGCTCGCGAATGGCTTGCAGACGCAGGATATGACCCTGCCTATGGTGCGCGTCCACTGCGTCGTCTGGTACAGACCGAGGTTGGCGACCAGTTGGCAAGAATGCTGCTTGCTGGCAAGATTCACGACGGCGATACCGTGCTGGTCGATCAGACGGGCGGTGAACATCTTGAACTCACCGCATGGCCGACCGACACGCTGGTCAGCGATGATGCTGCATCCACAGGCAGCGGCAACGATGTGCACATTGATGGAATCCGCGAGGATCCGCCATCGGGGAGCAGATGA
- a CDS encoding YggS family pyridoxal phosphate-dependent enzyme, with product MVSYMEHIDLSNQKVEAQRAAQIRDNVATVMDRIHAAEQQAGRSSGEVKLLAATKTRTVGEIMAAIDAGVHLIGENRPQEVTAKVEGLQALCAQRGLALNPKPHDATDDMSARVGFHLIGQLQANKINKVIDHVGTIESVDNLQLAERISKRAVARDLNIGILLEVNESGEFAKSGCEPDKAFELACTMATLPGLQLQGLMTIGAHVDDEATIRKGFAHLRTVRDAILQSGEQGTGSCSELSMGMTHDMEYAIREASTIVRVGTAIFGPRAFI from the coding sequence ATGGTCTCCTATATGGAGCATATTGATCTTTCGAATCAGAAGGTAGAGGCACAGAGAGCAGCGCAAATTCGTGACAACGTTGCGACAGTCATGGATAGGATTCATGCCGCTGAACAGCAGGCGGGGCGTTCCAGTGGAGAGGTGAAGCTGCTTGCCGCCACAAAAACGCGCACCGTCGGTGAGATCATGGCAGCAATCGATGCCGGTGTGCATCTGATTGGTGAGAACCGACCTCAGGAGGTCACCGCCAAGGTTGAAGGTCTGCAGGCGCTTTGTGCTCAGCGGGGTCTCGCGCTCAATCCAAAACCTCATGATGCTACAGACGATATGAGCGCAAGGGTGGGATTCCATCTCATCGGTCAGCTGCAGGCCAACAAGATCAACAAAGTCATTGACCATGTGGGAACCATCGAATCGGTTGACAATCTGCAACTGGCAGAGCGTATCAGCAAGCGTGCAGTTGCACGAGATCTGAACATCGGCATTCTTCTGGAAGTCAATGAATCCGGCGAATTCGCCAAGTCGGGATGTGAACCAGACAAGGCATTCGAACTTGCCTGCACGATGGCAACACTGCCAGGATTGCAGCTGCAGGGATTGATGACGATAGGCGCTCATGTGGACGATGAAGCCACGATTAGAAAGGGCTTTGCACACTTGCGCACGGTACGAGATGCCATTCTGCAATCCGGGGAACAGGGCACCGGGAGCTGCAGCGAACTCTCGATGGGCATGACGCACGACATGGAATACGCGATACGTGAAGCTTCGACCATCGTTCGCGTTGGCACTGCTATCTTCGGACCAAGGGCATTTATCTGA
- a CDS encoding HAD-IC family P-type ATPase — translation MGFDIFMLGITIVVAGALTWLILWFFFPKGRISSNLTSEPSDENSRDDIAVTQRLFIIAAILTLPVFLIIMLPLISDILVPQWLRSPWIQAILITPVMFYCGRTIHQNGWRGIVSRAPNINSIVSLGAWAAYLYSLAVCFAPDVLPVGSQDPYFESVGIIITLVLLGKLLGDKVRAGSGEAVSALQRLYPQHCHKVSADVAAALTAGNHTKGNSANGSSSLDDIHVEDAESATLKSGDMVLVSTGERIPADGLVIEGTARIDDSSITGNSQSVRVEHGGKVCATSLIVQGSVLVQVTAVASDSVLGHIITLVSKARSTAAPLQTLARKLSRIIVTAVIILAIWTFAIWIVVGPQPRLSHALVTGISVLIVACPCALALATPLSAFVAMNLGATQGILMSSGLSLSKARNITRIFFESDMLAAHDTRNPKESSAALHKAGISIGMFTHDTSAETMRQASEFGVDEIIPLDQPNSASMQSDTQADTQADGEHESPSSLHGRNADMAQWIRHFVNQSSGDGLVAMVGDSENDTLAFEEADIAFALGTASRQAMQSADITILSGDMQGVLHAISLSRQTMGNMRENLVWALIYNVVGIPFAMGILYPFTGWLLTPAIAGLAMTCSLVCVIINAHRLSKTDIRHTWEYVESDIVHRTPHIVTRA, via the coding sequence ATGGGATTCGACATATTCATGCTTGGAATCACCATAGTCGTTGCAGGAGCCTTGACCTGGCTCATCCTGTGGTTCTTCTTCCCGAAAGGACGGATCAGCAGCAACCTGACCAGTGAACCATCCGACGAGAACTCTCGTGACGACATTGCCGTGACACAGCGTCTGTTCATCATCGCGGCAATTCTGACGCTACCGGTCTTCCTGATCATCATGCTTCCCCTGATCAGCGATATCTTGGTGCCTCAATGGCTTCGCAGCCCTTGGATTCAGGCAATACTCATTACACCGGTGATGTTTTATTGCGGCAGAACCATTCATCAGAATGGCTGGCGTGGCATAGTCAGTCGCGCACCCAACATTAATTCCATCGTTTCCCTCGGAGCCTGGGCAGCATATCTTTACAGCCTTGCAGTGTGCTTTGCACCCGATGTGTTGCCCGTCGGATCGCAGGATCCCTACTTTGAATCGGTGGGCATCATCATCACCCTGGTCTTGCTTGGCAAACTTCTGGGAGACAAAGTTCGCGCCGGTTCCGGCGAAGCCGTTTCCGCGCTGCAGCGACTGTATCCGCAACATTGCCATAAGGTCAGCGCAGATGTTGCTGCTGCTCTGACAGCGGGCAACCATACGAAGGGCAACAGCGCGAATGGCAGTTCCAGTCTCGATGACATCCATGTCGAGGACGCCGAAAGCGCGACATTGAAATCCGGCGATATGGTACTCGTCAGCACTGGCGAACGCATCCCAGCCGACGGTCTGGTAATTGAGGGCACTGCACGGATTGATGACTCCTCGATAACAGGAAACAGTCAGTCCGTTCGTGTTGAGCATGGCGGCAAGGTCTGTGCCACGTCACTCATCGTGCAAGGTTCGGTGCTTGTGCAAGTCACAGCCGTCGCTTCGGACAGCGTTCTCGGACACATCATTACCTTGGTTTCCAAGGCTCGCAGCACTGCGGCACCCTTGCAGACGCTCGCTCGTAAACTTAGCAGGATCATCGTCACCGCAGTCATCATTCTGGCCATCTGGACCTTCGCGATCTGGATTGTCGTCGGACCGCAGCCGCGTCTTTCGCATGCTTTGGTCACAGGAATCAGCGTACTGATCGTTGCCTGCCCCTGTGCCCTCGCCCTGGCGACACCACTCTCAGCATTTGTAGCGATGAATCTGGGCGCAACCCAAGGCATTCTCATGTCTTCCGGCCTGTCACTGTCAAAGGCTCGCAACATTACCAGAATCTTCTTCGAATCCGACATGCTCGCCGCACACGACACGAGAAACCCCAAGGAAAGCTCGGCAGCGCTGCACAAGGCGGGCATATCGATTGGCATGTTCACGCACGACACGAGCGCCGAGACCATGCGTCAGGCATCCGAATTTGGCGTAGACGAAATCATTCCCCTGGATCAGCCAAACTCTGCAAGCATGCAGTCTGACACGCAGGCTGACACGCAGGCTGATGGTGAGCATGAGTCTCCCTCGTCACTTCACGGGCGCAATGCTGACATGGCTCAATGGATACGTCACTTCGTCAACCAGAGCTCGGGGGATGGACTCGTTGCCATGGTTGGCGATAGCGAGAACGATACCTTGGCCTTCGAGGAGGCCGACATCGCGTTCGCCCTTGGCACAGCGTCCCGGCAAGCCATGCAGTCAGCCGACATCACGATTCTCAGTGGCGACATGCAGGGCGTGCTGCATGCCATATCGCTTTCTCGACAGACCATGGGCAATATGCGCGAGAATCTCGTGTGGGCATTGATCTATAACGTGGTGGGCATACCCTTTGCGATGGGCATTCTCTATCCCTTCACCGGCTGGCTGCTCACGCCTGCCATAGCCGGGTTGGCAATGACATGTTCGCTCGTGTGCGTCATCATCAACGCCCATCGTCTTTCAAAGACCGATATCAGGCACACATGGGAATATGTGGAGTCCGACATTGTTCATCGAACTCCACATATCGTGACCAGAGCCTAG